From a single Prochlorococcus sp. MIT 0603 genomic region:
- the menD gene encoding 2-succinyl-5-enolpyruvyl-6-hydroxy-3-cyclohexene-1-carboxylic-acid synthase produces MPQKILLFEKITLVTFLSLSLSLINFFISIKLLRALYNKGLLDVVLCPGSRSAPLALALGGMAEDLQFNLYTAIDERSAAFMALGISTATGKATAVITTSGTAVSNLLPAAVEADKSCVPLIFITADRPERLKNCGANQSVNQEQFLTSVCRSVIKAPSKGIHTLTNRSLISLVNNVWNEAHAFPGPVHLNLPIEEPLHPSTTEQKKAWLGWELDSFDNDNKPDLIHNPLERTSEPFQDLDPLLFGIILVGPWRGKPENIGAFRNSVKVFQALTGWPIFADPLSGLMKDQPGLIHYWELLIATNNINSDQDLQILRLGPLTASRNLEGFIKSLSNKNHILITEGEKRPLDPLHMAKQYSLGFDSWLKVFISKHVNLQNHSSIKNLELLNSLMAKNNQIHSYLDKKLSSNGIINEPKIAHNISNILPAKMPIMLSASSPIRDFFTFSGSSSFARRCFSYRGTSGIDGNISMAIGLSLAIGPLVLICGDLSFFHDSNAFLLKQPRDHPLIIFLIDNKGGGIFNQLNLDKPTKGNVDKLFIMPQSVQLSSLAKAYSIPYKHLLSFEDFSLTFDWCMKHRGPVLIHIATDSRADNLLRKNITKELNKLII; encoded by the coding sequence ATTCCCCAAAAGATTCTTCTTTTTGAGAAGATTACGTTAGTTACTTTTCTTTCTCTGTCATTATCACTTATTAATTTTTTTATTTCTATAAAGCTTTTAAGAGCTTTATACAATAAAGGACTCTTAGATGTAGTCCTTTGCCCTGGTAGTAGGTCGGCACCTTTGGCTTTGGCTTTGGGTGGAATGGCTGAAGATTTACAGTTCAACCTTTATACAGCAATTGATGAAAGGTCTGCTGCTTTTATGGCTTTAGGAATAAGTACTGCAACAGGCAAAGCTACAGCTGTAATAACCACTTCTGGTACTGCTGTTAGTAATCTTTTGCCAGCTGCAGTAGAGGCAGATAAATCATGTGTTCCACTAATCTTTATTACAGCTGATAGACCAGAAAGACTGAAAAATTGTGGAGCCAATCAATCGGTTAATCAAGAACAATTCCTAACGTCAGTTTGCCGTTCTGTAATCAAAGCCCCTTCTAAGGGAATACATACCCTTACTAATAGATCATTAATATCGCTCGTAAACAATGTTTGGAATGAAGCACATGCTTTCCCGGGACCAGTTCATTTAAATTTGCCTATAGAAGAACCATTGCATCCTTCTACTACTGAACAAAAAAAAGCATGGTTGGGATGGGAGTTAGATTCTTTTGATAATGATAATAAGCCTGATTTAATTCATAATCCTTTGGAGAGAACATCTGAGCCTTTCCAAGATTTAGACCCATTGCTCTTTGGTATTATTTTAGTCGGACCATGGAGAGGGAAACCAGAAAATATAGGAGCTTTTAGAAATTCTGTTAAGGTTTTTCAAGCTTTGACTGGATGGCCAATTTTTGCAGATCCTCTTTCTGGCTTGATGAAAGATCAGCCTGGATTAATTCATTATTGGGAATTATTAATAGCAACTAACAATATTAATTCTGATCAAGATTTACAAATACTTAGATTAGGTCCTTTGACTGCTAGTAGGAATCTTGAGGGATTTATCAAGAGTTTGTCTAACAAGAATCACATATTAATAACAGAAGGCGAAAAGCGACCTCTTGACCCTCTTCATATGGCAAAACAATATTCACTTGGCTTCGATTCCTGGCTGAAAGTATTTATTTCTAAACATGTAAATCTGCAAAATCATTCTTCAATAAAAAATCTAGAATTATTAAATTCCTTAATGGCTAAAAATAATCAAATCCACTCATATCTTGATAAGAAACTCTCAAGTAATGGTATTATTAATGAGCCTAAGATAGCACATAATATTTCTAATATTTTACCAGCTAAAATGCCAATAATGCTTTCAGCAAGTTCACCTATAAGAGACTTCTTTACTTTTTCAGGCTCTTCATCATTTGCAAGAAGATGCTTTAGTTATAGAGGAACTTCTGGTATTGATGGAAATATTTCTATGGCAATAGGCCTTTCTCTTGCCATTGGCCCATTGGTTTTAATATGTGGTGACCTTTCATTTTTTCACGATAGCAATGCTTTTTTGTTGAAGCAGCCAAGAGACCATCCATTGATAATATTTTTAATTGATAATAAAGGAGGTGGTATCTTTAACCAATTAAACCTAGATAAGCCAACCAAAGGTAATGTTGATAAGCTATTTATCATGCCTCAATCAGTACAACTATCATCTTTAGCAAAGGCTTATTCTATTCCATACAAGCATCTCTTAAGTTTTGAAGATTTCTCATTGACATTTGATTGGTGTATGAAACATCGTGGACCAGTCTTAATTCATATAGCCACAGATTCTCGAGCGGATAATTTACTTAGAAAAAATATTACTAAAGAGTTGAATAAACTTATAATTTAG
- the menB gene encoding 1,4-dihydroxy-2-naphthoyl-CoA synthase — translation MNSSIPARRVLPGLISCSWENWGDYQDIFLDISQEGIARVAINRPQRRNAFRPLTIRELCDAFRKIRDNKNIGVVLFTGVSPAKDGGYAFCAGGDQKVRGDGGYIDDDGLPQLNVLELQRIIRSLPKVVIALVAGYAIGGGQILQLICDLSLAADNAIFGQTGPKVGSFDAGFGAGYLTRVVGQRKAREIWFLCRQYGADDALKMGLINAVTSVETLENEGVKWAKEILQNSPTAIRCLKASFNAETDGLAGIQELAGQATHLFYMTEESQEGKNAFLQKRRPDFSKFDWLP, via the coding sequence TTGAATTCTTCAATTCCAGCAAGAAGAGTTTTGCCAGGGCTGATTTCATGTTCTTGGGAAAATTGGGGTGATTATCAAGATATTTTTCTCGATATAAGTCAGGAGGGTATAGCAAGAGTTGCCATTAATCGACCTCAGAGAAGAAATGCTTTTAGACCACTAACCATTAGGGAACTATGCGATGCATTCAGAAAAATACGAGATAATAAAAATATTGGCGTAGTTTTATTTACTGGTGTTTCACCGGCTAAAGATGGCGGTTATGCCTTTTGTGCAGGTGGTGACCAAAAAGTTAGAGGTGATGGTGGTTATATAGACGATGATGGTCTACCTCAATTAAATGTACTTGAGTTACAGAGAATCATAAGAAGTCTTCCAAAGGTCGTTATTGCTCTCGTGGCTGGTTATGCAATTGGTGGAGGACAGATTTTACAACTTATTTGTGATCTAAGCTTGGCAGCAGATAATGCAATATTTGGACAAACTGGACCAAAAGTAGGTAGTTTCGATGCAGGTTTTGGAGCAGGTTACCTCACTAGGGTAGTAGGACAAAGGAAAGCTCGTGAAATATGGTTTTTGTGTAGGCAATATGGCGCTGACGATGCCTTGAAGATGGGCCTAATTAACGCTGTAACATCAGTTGAGACATTAGAGAACGAAGGTGTTAAATGGGCTAAAGAAATACTTCAGAATAGTCCAACCGCCATACGTTGCTTAAAAGCTTCCTTTAATGCAGAGACAGATGGCCTTGCTGGAATACAAGAGCTGGCTGGTCAAGCTACACACCTTTTTTATATGACAGAAGAGTCTCAGGAGGGTAAAAATGCTTTCTTACAAAAAAGAAGGCCTGACTTTTCTAAATTTGATTGGTTGCCATGA
- a CDS encoding YcjF family protein translates to MKNPISTLTQKFLPVGKIGFVFGSLIAGEWVLNDLVHIPSSGMALIAAGAGVWIFSKTSSSSFKAPESVKGWVKRCKSVLNQFEALEDSSVHFQKTSERTNALQSILSREEPQSISVISTEGVDLPDIDSIKSATFSSNDFNLSLSSSLPINNETWELPNKIFEKDLIIYYLPVPLRAVDLIWLERLPADLASWILISIEDSAQWSNQYKALQSQLPDRWTNRILKWDKSNEDLRNVLSPVRRCLNQPKRNIDFTRQRLLSRLHSEWQSDLEILRRQEFRNIQNRSQWLVAGAVFASPVPSTDLLSVAVVNGLMIQEMRGLWSCDIKPELLNAVARQLAIAALAQGVVEWSGQALLGVAKLHGGTWLAAGAMQALSAAYMTRVVGTSMADWMALNNGVTQPDLELLKIQAPQLIANAAEKEKVDWSRFVDQSKNWIAEQVSNDSNQIKPKFS, encoded by the coding sequence ATGAAAAATCCTATTTCAACTTTAACTCAGAAATTTTTACCAGTTGGCAAGATCGGTTTCGTTTTTGGTTCGCTAATTGCTGGTGAATGGGTCCTTAATGATCTCGTTCATATTCCTTCAAGTGGAATGGCGCTTATAGCAGCTGGTGCTGGTGTTTGGATCTTTTCTAAAACTTCTTCCTCCTCTTTTAAGGCACCAGAATCAGTTAAAGGTTGGGTTAAACGATGTAAGTCTGTCCTTAATCAATTTGAGGCCTTAGAAGATTCATCAGTTCATTTTCAAAAAACATCTGAGCGAACTAATGCTCTTCAATCGATCCTTTCGAGAGAAGAACCTCAGTCTATTTCAGTCATAAGCACAGAGGGTGTCGATTTACCTGATATAGACTCTATTAAATCAGCAACATTCTCCTCAAATGATTTCAACCTCTCATTGTCTTCTTCGCTGCCGATAAATAATGAAACCTGGGAATTACCTAATAAGATTTTCGAAAAGGATTTAATTATTTATTATTTACCAGTACCGCTAAGAGCTGTTGATCTGATCTGGCTGGAAAGATTACCCGCTGATTTGGCTTCCTGGATATTAATCTCTATAGAAGATTCAGCTCAATGGTCTAATCAATACAAAGCTCTTCAATCTCAATTACCAGATAGATGGACGAATCGAATTCTGAAATGGGATAAGTCTAATGAAGATTTGCGTAACGTTTTGAGTCCAGTTAGACGTTGTTTAAACCAACCTAAGCGCAATATTGATTTCACTCGTCAGAGATTACTTTCAAGACTCCATAGCGAATGGCAAAGTGATTTAGAAATTTTAAGAAGACAAGAATTCAGGAACATTCAAAATCGCTCACAATGGCTAGTCGCTGGAGCTGTTTTTGCCTCTCCAGTACCATCTACTGATTTGCTATCTGTAGCTGTAGTAAATGGTTTGATGATTCAAGAGATGAGAGGTCTTTGGTCATGTGATATAAAGCCTGAATTATTAAATGCAGTAGCTCGTCAACTCGCTATCGCTGCACTTGCGCAAGGTGTAGTTGAGTGGAGTGGACAGGCGTTATTAGGCGTAGCGAAATTACATGGAGGCACCTGGCTAGCAGCTGGAGCTATGCAAGCATTAAGTGCAGCTTATATGACTAGAGTTGTAGGCACCTCAATGGCTGATTGGATGGCTTTAAACAATGGCGTAACTCAACCTGACTTGGAGTTGCTAAAAATTCAAGCACCGCAGTTAATAGCCAATGCAGCGGAAAAGGAAAAAGTTGATTGGTCACGTTTTGTTGATCAATCTAAAAATTGGATTGCTGAGCAAGTTAGTAATGATTCTAATCAAATAAAACCAAAATTTAGTTAA
- a CDS encoding DUF4336 domain-containing protein: MASNLIKYNLGENNNWFWWPLFPLYPYGSRNTVFTELVPDLVWSFEQLQGLYYVAVPIRMTVVKVPKGLMLINPLPPTIDLIKQLRILENKYGPIRSIVLPTASGLEHKISMPAISRIFSKAILWVCPGQWSYPFSLPLSWLGFPKSRTRIMFADGLPHKEACQWISLGPIDIGLGRFQEVSCYHKQSQSLIVTDALIGVESEPPQLFDLDPTALLFHARDNGYEPLNDSPELRRKGWFRLVLFASYLKPYQLKIPPLLTIFKNAFKPGLRNWKSHFGIYPFLWHKDWESSAREIIGINKPLLQVAPVLQRLVFPRAKIEILRWLDELKELEGMKSLIPAHYSAPIKFTKAECVTLRSSINFTKWSPSNKNWSFLSFVDETLFNKGIIPKDPLKKFRD, from the coding sequence ATGGCATCCAATCTAATTAAGTACAATTTAGGAGAGAATAACAACTGGTTTTGGTGGCCTTTATTCCCCCTTTATCCTTACGGTTCTCGTAACACTGTTTTTACTGAATTGGTACCCGACTTGGTATGGAGTTTTGAACAACTTCAAGGTCTCTATTATGTCGCAGTACCTATAAGAATGACTGTTGTAAAAGTCCCAAAAGGATTGATGTTGATCAACCCTTTGCCACCGACAATAGATTTAATTAAACAATTAAGGATTTTAGAGAATAAATATGGACCTATTCGTTCAATTGTTCTTCCTACAGCCTCAGGATTAGAGCACAAAATTTCAATGCCAGCGATTTCTCGTATATTTTCCAAAGCAATTCTTTGGGTTTGCCCTGGTCAGTGGAGTTATCCTTTCTCTTTGCCTTTATCTTGGTTAGGTTTTCCTAAGAGTAGAACTAGAATTATGTTTGCTGATGGCTTGCCTCATAAGGAGGCTTGTCAGTGGATTTCTTTAGGACCTATTGATATTGGTCTTGGTCGATTTCAAGAAGTTTCCTGCTATCACAAACAATCCCAATCTTTGATAGTTACTGATGCCTTAATTGGTGTTGAATCAGAACCGCCTCAGCTATTTGATTTAGATCCAACTGCTCTTTTATTTCATGCAAGAGATAATGGCTATGAACCTCTCAATGATTCACCAGAATTAAGAAGGAAAGGATGGTTCAGATTGGTTTTATTTGCGTCATATTTAAAACCGTATCAATTAAAAATCCCTCCACTTTTGACTATCTTTAAGAATGCATTTAAACCTGGACTTCGTAATTGGAAGTCTCATTTTGGGATTTACCCTTTTCTCTGGCATAAAGACTGGGAATCATCTGCGCGTGAGATTATTGGAATAAACAAACCCCTTTTGCAGGTGGCACCGGTTTTACAAAGATTAGTATTCCCAAGAGCCAAAATTGAGATTCTTAGATGGTTAGATGAATTGAAAGAACTAGAAGGTATGAAGAGTCTCATCCCTGCACATTACTCAGCTCCAATAAAGTTCACAAAAGCAGAATGTGTCACTTTAAGGTCAAGCATTAATTTTACTAAGTGGTCACCTTCTAATAAGAACTGGTCTTTTCTTAGTTTTGTAGATGAAACCCTATTCAATAAAGGAATAATTCCTAAGGACCCTTTGAAGAAATTTAGAGATTAA
- a CDS encoding metal ABC transporter ATP-binding protein, whose protein sequence is MESFRNTDIRIHADQICVDYNGTVALYDASLKVQAGCICGLLGMNGAGKSTLFKALMGFVRPSRGKILINGSNVRLAQKDQAVAYVPQNEGVDFSFPVSVWDVVMMGRYGSMNFLRVPRESDKKAVVHALERVELLGLSDRPIGSLSGGQRKRAFLARAIAQRASVLLLDEPFTGVDIRTEKLMAELFLQLRQDGRSVLISTHDLSHVRDFCDVVVLINKTVLAYGNTSEVFTSENLSMTFGGMMPDPISGSISFNE, encoded by the coding sequence ATGGAATCTTTTAGAAATACAGATATAAGGATTCATGCAGATCAAATTTGCGTTGATTACAACGGTACCGTTGCATTATATGACGCGAGTTTGAAAGTACAAGCAGGTTGCATTTGTGGACTTCTTGGGATGAATGGCGCTGGTAAATCAACTTTGTTTAAGGCCTTAATGGGATTTGTTAGACCTTCTAGAGGGAAAATATTAATTAATGGAAGTAATGTCCGTTTAGCTCAGAAGGATCAAGCTGTAGCTTATGTTCCACAAAACGAAGGTGTTGATTTCTCATTCCCTGTAAGCGTTTGGGATGTAGTGATGATGGGCAGATATGGGTCAATGAACTTCTTAAGAGTCCCTAGAGAATCAGATAAAAAAGCAGTAGTCCATGCTCTTGAAAGGGTCGAATTGTTGGGATTGTCTGATAGGCCAATAGGATCTCTTTCTGGAGGTCAGCGAAAAAGAGCCTTTCTTGCACGCGCAATTGCTCAGAGAGCTTCTGTCTTGTTGCTTGATGAGCCATTCACTGGTGTAGACATTAGGACTGAGAAGTTGATGGCGGAATTATTTCTGCAATTACGTCAGGATGGCCGATCTGTATTGATATCAACTCATGACCTCAGCCATGTAAGGGATTTTTGTGATGTTGTTGTACTTATCAATAAAACAGTACTTGCGTATGGAAATACCTCTGAAGTTTTTACTTCAGAAAACCTGTCAATGACATTTGGAGGCATGATGCCAGACCCTATTTCTGGGTCAATTTCTTTTAATGAGTAG
- a CDS encoding metal ABC transporter substrate-binding protein translates to MQNTKQLDITNIRVFFTTLIALFLISCGNNIYESNVKDDSSKLKVITTFTVLADIARNISGDRLIIESITKPGAEIHGYKPTPSDLIRVSEADLIIENGFGLERWASRFTSSTDNVPRITLSDGIKPLFIDSDLYKGKPNPHVWMSPKRAIHYVEKIVKAFIAIDPQGENLYIRNGNLYKNKLNELDNQLRNALKTIPADKRILVTCEGALSYLADDYGFQEAFLWPVNAESQVTPRRMKSLIETVNKTQVPVVFCESTVSEKAQLEIARITKTTFGGKFFVDSLSTSDGPAPNFLEMQRHNVDLILNGFSKLITN, encoded by the coding sequence TTGCAAAATACAAAGCAACTTGATATCACAAATATAAGAGTTTTTTTTACCACTCTTATAGCATTGTTTTTAATCTCTTGTGGAAATAATATCTACGAATCAAATGTAAAAGATGATTCTTCAAAGCTTAAAGTTATAACAACTTTTACTGTTCTTGCAGATATAGCTAGAAACATATCTGGAGATCGATTAATTATTGAGTCTATTACTAAGCCTGGTGCAGAAATTCATGGGTATAAGCCAACACCAAGTGACTTGATTAGAGTTTCTGAAGCAGATTTAATTATAGAAAATGGATTTGGATTAGAAAGATGGGCTAGTAGATTTACATCTTCAACAGATAATGTACCTAGAATTACATTATCTGATGGAATCAAACCATTATTTATAGATAGTGATTTATATAAGGGCAAACCAAATCCTCATGTATGGATGTCTCCCAAGAGGGCAATTCATTATGTAGAAAAGATTGTTAAAGCATTTATTGCAATAGATCCTCAAGGTGAGAATCTTTATATAAGGAATGGAAATCTATATAAAAACAAATTGAACGAATTAGATAACCAATTAAGAAATGCTTTGAAAACAATTCCTGCAGATAAGCGCATATTAGTTACATGTGAAGGAGCCCTTTCTTACCTTGCAGATGATTACGGTTTTCAGGAAGCCTTTTTATGGCCTGTTAATGCAGAGAGTCAGGTTACTCCTAGGAGGATGAAATCTCTTATAGAAACTGTTAACAAAACGCAAGTGCCTGTAGTATTTTGTGAATCTACTGTTAGTGAAAAAGCTCAATTGGAAATAGCAAGAATTACTAAGACTACTTTTGGTGGTAAGTTTTTTGTTGACTCACTTTCTACTTCTGATGGACCTGCACCAAACTTTTTGGAAATGCAACGCCACAATGTGGATTTGATCCTTAATGGGTTTTCTAAATTAATTACTAACTGA
- the trpS gene encoding tryptophan--tRNA ligase — translation MASKRILSGVQPTGSLHIGNWLGAIRNWVDLQKQYETFVCVVDLHAITVPHNPKKLKEETISTAALYLACGMDPNECSIFIQSHIPAHSELCWLLNCVTPLNWMERMIQFKEKALKQGDNVSIGLLDYPVLMAADILLYDADIVPVGEDQKQHLELARDIAQQRINSRYKISQNDKIPILKVPKPLILGEGAKIMSLIDGNNKMSKSDPNENSRISLLDPPEIISKKIKKAKTDQYMGLEFGNSNRPEADNLLGIYSLVSNKKRAEVEKEFANIGWGKFKPILAEAIISSLEPIQSKYNLLMKDPNTINNILTEGTSKAKAVSEITLKRVKTALGFFQNN, via the coding sequence GTGGCCAGCAAGAGAATTCTATCAGGGGTTCAACCAACAGGATCCCTACATATAGGTAATTGGTTAGGAGCTATTCGTAACTGGGTAGATCTACAAAAACAATATGAAACTTTTGTCTGTGTAGTTGATCTCCATGCAATTACTGTTCCGCATAATCCCAAAAAATTAAAAGAAGAAACTATTTCAACAGCAGCACTTTATTTGGCTTGTGGGATGGATCCAAATGAATGCTCAATATTTATTCAAAGTCATATACCCGCTCACAGTGAACTTTGCTGGCTACTTAACTGTGTAACCCCCTTAAATTGGATGGAAAGAATGATCCAATTCAAAGAGAAAGCCTTAAAACAAGGAGACAATGTATCTATAGGCCTACTTGATTACCCTGTTCTTATGGCGGCAGATATCCTCTTATATGATGCTGATATAGTCCCCGTAGGAGAAGACCAAAAGCAACATCTTGAACTGGCTAGGGATATTGCTCAACAAAGAATTAATTCACGCTATAAGATTAGCCAAAATGACAAAATACCTATACTAAAAGTACCAAAGCCACTAATACTAGGAGAGGGTGCAAAAATAATGAGTCTTATCGATGGAAATAATAAAATGAGCAAAAGCGACCCTAATGAGAATAGTAGGATCTCACTATTAGACCCTCCTGAAATTATTAGTAAGAAAATCAAAAAGGCAAAAACAGATCAATACATGGGGCTAGAGTTTGGAAATTCAAATAGGCCTGAGGCTGATAATCTTTTAGGAATTTATTCACTTGTAAGCAATAAAAAACGAGCAGAAGTCGAAAAAGAATTTGCTAATATTGGTTGGGGAAAATTCAAACCAATCTTAGCAGAAGCAATTATATCTTCACTTGAACCAATACAATCTAAATATAATTTACTTATGAAAGATCCTAATACAATAAATAACATCTTAACTGAAGGTACTAGCAAAGCAAAAGCAGTTTCTGAGATAACTCTGAAAAGGGTTAAAACTGCACTTGGTTTTTTTCAAAATAATTAA
- the lepB gene encoding signal peptidase I, translating to MTDSGANKLNTKNSGWINLILWILLALFLRWLILEPRWIPSGSMLPTFQIKDRILIEKVSPKINKIFHKSPVRNKIVIFNPPKAITDQGYTSNRALIKRVVGIPGDKIEIHNGKLVRNGKVIEEPWVIETIRYEMEEIVVPSDSLWVLGDNRNNSLDSHIWGPLSVKNIIGTAVFRYWPFKSIGRIRFPAKEVLSSLHILR from the coding sequence ATGACAGATTCAGGAGCAAACAAATTAAATACCAAGAATTCTGGATGGATAAACCTAATCCTATGGATACTTCTTGCACTATTTCTTAGATGGTTAATCCTAGAGCCACGTTGGATACCCTCTGGCTCTATGCTCCCAACATTTCAAATTAAAGACAGAATACTTATAGAAAAAGTAAGTCCAAAAATCAATAAAATCTTTCACAAAAGCCCTGTAAGGAACAAGATAGTGATCTTCAATCCACCTAAAGCTATTACTGATCAAGGATATACAAGCAATCGAGCCTTAATAAAAAGAGTAGTTGGTATACCTGGAGATAAAATTGAAATTCATAATGGAAAGCTAGTCAGAAACGGAAAAGTTATAGAAGAGCCTTGGGTTATAGAAACAATCAGATATGAAATGGAAGAAATTGTAGTTCCGTCAGATTCTCTCTGGGTATTAGGGGACAACAGAAACAACAGTTTAGATTCTCATATTTGGGGACCGCTATCAGTAAAAAACATTATTGGCACAGCGGTTTTTAGATATTGGCCATTTAAAAGCATAGGTCGTATACGGTTCCCCGCCAAAGAAGTATTATCTTCTTTGCACATATTGCGATAA
- a CDS encoding DUF760 domain-containing protein, with the protein MFNPEFLATDNNDGNSNGNDLIQYLQEQSPDVLQRVAKSASTDIQDIIRHNVQGLLGMLPGEQFEVKVTSSRDNFANLLASAMMTGYFLRQMEQRKELEESLLTDEEMSIDPDDLNL; encoded by the coding sequence ATGTTTAACCCAGAGTTTCTTGCTACAGATAACAATGATGGCAACAGCAATGGTAATGACCTAATTCAATATCTACAGGAACAATCCCCTGATGTTCTTCAAAGAGTTGCCAAGTCTGCTAGCACTGATATTCAAGATATTATTCGACACAACGTACAAGGACTATTAGGGATGCTTCCTGGAGAACAGTTTGAAGTAAAAGTAACATCCTCAAGAGATAATTTTGCTAATCTCCTGGCTTCTGCAATGATGACAGGCTACTTTCTAAGACAAATGGAGCAAAGGAAAGAACTTGAAGAGTCACTCTTAACAGATGAAGAGATGTCCATCGATCCAGATGATCTTAATCTCTAA
- a CDS encoding metal ABC transporter permease, translating into MHDSFISLIPYSLLIDPLAHEFMRRALLISAVVGGVCGLLSCYMTLKGWALMGDAVSHAVMPGVVVAYALGLPFSLGAFVFGVGSVALIGFVKQKSRVKEDTVIGLVFTGFFALGLVLVSKIKSNIDLMHILFGSPLGISDSDVRQTLFICLIVVFLLVVFRRDLMLYCFDPTHARSIGINTGLLHYLLLSVLSLAAVAGLQTVGIILVIAMLITPGATAYLLTDRFDKMTILAVISSVISSILGVYISYWSDIETGGSIVLVQTTIFLIAFLFAPRYGILKINNSTTKE; encoded by the coding sequence ATGCATGATTCCTTTATCTCTTTAATTCCGTATTCGTTATTAATAGATCCTCTTGCTCATGAGTTTATGAGAAGAGCTTTGCTTATTAGTGCAGTTGTTGGAGGTGTTTGTGGCTTGCTTTCTTGTTATATGACTCTTAAGGGTTGGGCATTGATGGGAGATGCTGTCTCTCATGCAGTAATGCCTGGAGTTGTTGTTGCTTATGCTTTAGGCTTGCCTTTCTCTTTAGGAGCTTTTGTCTTTGGTGTTGGATCAGTCGCTTTAATTGGTTTCGTTAAACAGAAATCTAGAGTTAAGGAAGATACAGTTATAGGATTAGTTTTTACTGGTTTCTTTGCCCTAGGCTTAGTATTAGTTTCAAAGATTAAAAGTAATATTGATTTAATGCATATACTTTTTGGGAGTCCATTAGGAATATCAGATTCTGATGTAAGACAAACATTATTTATTTGTCTTATTGTTGTTTTTCTATTAGTTGTATTTAGAAGAGATTTGATGCTGTATTGTTTTGACCCTACTCATGCAAGATCTATAGGGATAAATACAGGTTTATTACATTACTTATTGTTATCAGTATTGTCATTAGCTGCAGTGGCAGGATTGCAAACTGTTGGCATAATTTTAGTCATAGCAATGTTAATAACACCTGGCGCAACAGCTTATTTACTTACTGATAGGTTTGATAAAATGACTATATTGGCAGTTATAAGTAGTGTGATTTCCAGTATTTTAGGTGTTTATATCAGTTATTGGTCAGATATTGAGACAGGTGGATCTATTGTTCTAGTCCAAACGACAATCTTCTTAATTGCTTTTCTTTTTGCCCCAAGATATGGAATCTTGAAAATTAATAACTCTACTACTAAAGAATAA